One Cohnella candidum genomic region harbors:
- a CDS encoding glycosyltransferase, with protein MNANKICFISCINDEALYEESLRYIQSLEIPDGIEVETLAVQAAPSLTAGYNEAMQSSDAKYKVYLHQDVFIIRKTFIRDLIDLFSANPELGLVGMIGAEQMPLSGVWWDSAKKWGQVYENHTGVMQALSHLQPTGDYAEVQALDGLLLATQYDLPWREDLFDGWHFYDMSQCMEFKRAGYSVGVAKQQEPWVIHDCGIVNVQNGFERYRQIYLEHYSQDLFPLVSILIPTYNRPHYFELALHSVLEQSYKNIEIVVCDDSTNDETEKLIQPYLEQYSHIRYIKNPRNLGQFENDLQCMELARGEFVNFLMDDDLFHSEKITRMMGYFLQDAQEEIALVTSHRQLIDEKGTALGWVTSTAKLADKDTIVDGIAFGDSLLQTGINYIGEPTTVLFRKSHLKEPFGVFAGRAYSCNVDLASWLNLLSTGKIVYIAQTLSYFRLHDGQQLNIDKNIPLGYEDIVHQVLNARSVGFLKDPYAYKQALSRLIREYMSVIRKVANSELGEEYHELVEENRVQVARELVQFPPDELTGEDLLQSSYLDGFDLNAQQAISEKFTYRSRDRIFVSSSAPDIGYADGSEQQMIKLFEGIDEITPDAENLIPYIRDWATQYHLSPVRTNLFDAVEPLLDKDGAVLELGGGMGAATWWLGQKFKDVDVIEGSPHRAKANKLRNKTRDNVNLFVDDLMNLSFPRKNYKLATLIGVLEYIPYFAQSNNPEKTCEEFLAGVSRHLDEEGILMIAIENKLGAKYFSGCVEDHNSTYFSGLHGYPDRSAITFSRNELQTILERAGYNQVQFYHCFPDYKMPKTIIREDEKMYEWNLSSIARGLFPGNGNRREYLMHDALLLNSLSKAGVMHDFSNSFLVLCSKSEKVNLKSEALITKYSNGEGIKSQFHHKVEFLSGPEGKRVKRIQLYDNPPLSRMGLLKYELRNEPYLGGESLSIEAYKAAIKKDSYQTLIGLFREIHEKLTADYSLNERDAEGYLCVDGKSIDFVMNNLVRTAEGQLHFVDGKWTMEEPLTEDYIIFRNAFNLFQEVHPFIEESKGSLFISRILLALFPQMNESRMLRLFKADSVFHTLVNKVPYYSGELESNLGDKSFTHKMKALYSGAASHR; from the coding sequence ATGAATGCCAACAAAATCTGCTTTATCTCCTGCATCAATGACGAAGCTCTTTACGAGGAATCGTTAAGATATATCCAGTCCCTTGAGATTCCTGACGGGATCGAAGTGGAAACCCTAGCCGTTCAAGCTGCCCCTAGTCTCACGGCTGGTTACAATGAGGCCATGCAGAGTTCGGATGCCAAGTATAAAGTCTACTTGCATCAAGATGTCTTCATCATTCGTAAAACGTTCATTCGTGATCTGATCGATCTTTTTAGTGCCAACCCGGAATTGGGACTGGTGGGCATGATCGGCGCTGAACAAATGCCGCTCTCCGGAGTATGGTGGGATTCAGCGAAGAAGTGGGGGCAGGTTTACGAGAATCACACGGGAGTCATGCAGGCTTTGTCCCACCTGCAACCGACCGGTGATTACGCCGAAGTACAGGCGTTAGACGGCCTTCTGCTGGCAACCCAATACGATTTGCCATGGCGGGAGGACTTGTTCGACGGCTGGCATTTCTACGACATGTCTCAATGTATGGAGTTTAAAAGAGCCGGTTACTCCGTCGGCGTTGCTAAACAACAGGAACCGTGGGTCATCCATGACTGCGGAATCGTGAACGTGCAGAACGGATTCGAAAGATACCGGCAAATTTATCTCGAGCATTACTCCCAAGACCTGTTTCCCTTGGTCAGCATCCTGATCCCGACCTATAATCGTCCGCATTATTTTGAGTTGGCGCTGCATAGCGTACTCGAACAATCCTACAAAAATATCGAAATCGTCGTATGCGACGACAGTACGAACGATGAGACGGAGAAGTTAATTCAGCCGTACCTGGAACAATACTCGCACATCCGTTATATCAAGAACCCCCGCAACCTCGGCCAATTCGAAAACGATTTGCAATGCATGGAGCTGGCGAGAGGGGAATTCGTGAATTTCCTGATGGATGACGATTTGTTCCATTCGGAGAAAATTACCCGGATGATGGGCTACTTTCTTCAGGACGCACAGGAAGAGATCGCGCTGGTTACCTCTCACCGTCAATTAATCGACGAGAAAGGGACTGCCTTGGGCTGGGTGACGTCGACAGCGAAGCTGGCCGACAAGGACACCATCGTAGACGGAATTGCATTCGGCGATTCGCTGCTGCAGACCGGAATCAATTATATAGGTGAACCTACAACGGTCCTTTTCCGTAAAAGCCATCTGAAAGAACCCTTCGGCGTTTTTGCCGGACGGGCGTATTCCTGCAACGTAGATTTAGCTTCCTGGTTAAACCTGCTATCGACGGGCAAGATCGTTTATATTGCCCAAACGCTTAGTTATTTCCGGCTGCACGACGGGCAACAACTCAATATAGACAAAAATATCCCGCTCGGTTACGAGGACATCGTTCATCAAGTCCTGAACGCAAGATCCGTAGGATTTTTGAAGGATCCGTATGCCTACAAACAAGCCCTTAGCCGACTCATCCGGGAATATATGTCCGTGATCCGTAAAGTCGCGAATTCGGAATTGGGCGAGGAATACCATGAACTCGTCGAGGAAAATCGGGTCCAGGTCGCAAGGGAATTGGTACAATTCCCGCCGGATGAGCTTACCGGCGAAGATTTGCTGCAATCGTCCTATCTTGACGGTTTTGACCTGAACGCGCAGCAAGCCATTTCCGAGAAGTTTACATACCGCTCGAGAGATCGCATTTTCGTCAGCTCAAGTGCCCCGGATATCGGTTATGCCGACGGCAGCGAGCAACAAATGATCAAATTGTTCGAAGGAATCGATGAGATCACCCCCGACGCGGAGAACTTGATTCCCTACATACGGGATTGGGCGACGCAATACCATCTCTCTCCGGTTCGGACGAACTTGTTCGATGCCGTAGAGCCTTTGCTGGATAAGGATGGGGCCGTTCTGGAACTTGGGGGAGGGATGGGCGCGGCAACATGGTGGCTTGGTCAAAAGTTCAAAGACGTCGATGTGATCGAAGGAAGCCCGCATCGCGCGAAAGCCAACAAGCTCCGCAATAAAACCAGAGATAACGTGAACTTGTTCGTAGATGATCTAATGAACCTGTCCTTCCCTAGAAAAAATTATAAACTGGCCACGCTCATCGGCGTACTTGAATATATTCCGTACTTTGCTCAATCGAATAACCCGGAAAAAACCTGCGAAGAATTCCTCGCCGGGGTGTCCCGTCATCTGGATGAAGAAGGCATCCTGATGATCGCCATCGAGAATAAGCTCGGCGCCAAATATTTTTCCGGCTGCGTGGAGGATCACAACAGCACCTATTTCTCCGGTCTACACGGGTATCCCGATCGCTCAGCGATTACGTTCAGCCGTAATGAACTTCAGACGATTTTGGAACGCGCGGGATATAACCAGGTTCAGTTCTACCACTGCTTCCCGGATTATAAAATGCCCAAGACGATTATCCGTGAAGACGAGAAGATGTACGAGTGGAATCTTTCGAGCATAGCCCGGGGTCTTTTTCCCGGAAACGGCAACCGGAGAGAATATTTGATGCATGACGCCTTGCTTTTGAACTCCCTGTCTAAAGCCGGAGTGATGCACGACTTCTCGAACTCTTTCCTCGTTCTTTGCTCTAAATCCGAGAAGGTGAACTTGAAGTCGGAAGCCCTTATCACCAAGTACAGCAATGGAGAAGGAATCAAAAGCCAATTCCATCACAAGGTAGAGTTCCTGAGCGGGCCGGAAGGCAAACGCGTAAAACGAATTCAACTGTACGATAATCCGCCGCTGTCCAGGATGGGGTTGCTGAAATACGAATTGCGGAATGAGCCCTATCTGGGAGGGGAATCGTTAAGCATCGAAGCTTACAAGGCGGCGATCAAGAAGGATTCTTATCAGACGTTGATCGGGTTGTTCCGGGAAATCCATGAGAAGTTGACTGCGGATTACAGCCTGAACGAACGCGACGCGGAAGGCTATCTCTGCGTTGACGGCAAATCGATCGACTTCGTTATGAATAACCTGGTGAGGACTGCGGAGGGCCAACTTCATTTTGTCGACGGCAAATGGACGATGGAGGAGCCGCTGACGGAAGACTATATCATTTTCCGCAATGCCTTCAATCTCTTCCAGGAAGTTCATCCGTTCATCGAGGAATCGAAAGGGTCTTTGTTCATCTCGCGAATCCTGCTGGCCTTGTTCCCGCAAATGAACGAAAGCAGAATGCTGAGGCTGTTCAAGGCGGATTCCGTCTTCCATACGTTAGTCAACAAAGTTCCGTATTATTCGGGTGAACTCGAATCGAATCTCGGCGACAAATCGTTTACCCATAAGATGAAGGCTCTCTATTCCGGGGCTGCATCTCATCGGTAA
- a CDS encoding cold shock domain-containing protein — protein MQGKVKWFNAEKGYGFIETEQGGDVFVHFSAIQMDGYKSLDEGQTVEFDIVQGARGPQAANVTRA, from the coding sequence ATGCAAGGTAAAGTGAAATGGTTCAACGCGGAAAAAGGATACGGCTTTATCGAGACGGAACAAGGCGGCGACGTGTTCGTTCACTTTTCCGCTATCCAAATGGACGGCTACAAATCCTTGGACGAAGGCCAAACGGTAGAGTTCGACATCGTGCAAGGCGCACGCGGACCTCAAGCCGCAAACGTAACCAGAGCGTAA
- the prfB gene encoding peptide chain release factor 2 (programmed frameshift), translating into MSELDVSVKQDLRECAKRLQQLRGSLDLDLKREQIENYEVKMSAPDFWDDNDKAQGIISEMNAIKSVVEQYEKLDNERTDLEDMQEILEMEDDDELAAEWTENVKALSGKVDAFELQLLLSEPYDKANAILELHPGAGGTESQDWASMLYRMYTRWAEKRGFKVELLDYLPGDEAGIKSVTIMVKGYNAYGYLKAEKGVHRLVRISPFDASGRRHTSFVSCDVVPEIPDDVQIEIRPEDLRVDTYRSSGAGGQHINKTDSAVRLTHIPTGIVVACQTERSQISNRERAMKMLQSKLYELEIQKQQEELAAIRGEQKDIAWGSQIRSYVFHPYSMVKDHRTSVETGNVGAVMDGDLDAFIDGYLRSQIKQEVQ; encoded by the exons ATGTCCGAACTGGACGTATCGGTAAAGCAAGACCTTCGCGAGTGCGCGAAGCGACTACAGCAACTTAGGGGGTCTCTT GACTTAGATCTCAAGCGCGAGCAAATTGAGAACTACGAAGTCAAAATGAGCGCACCCGATTTTTGGGACGATAACGATAAAGCCCAAGGCATCATCTCCGAGATGAACGCGATCAAGTCGGTCGTCGAGCAGTACGAGAAGCTGGATAACGAGCGCACGGATCTCGAAGACATGCAGGAAATTCTCGAAATGGAAGACGACGACGAGCTGGCGGCGGAGTGGACGGAGAACGTCAAAGCGCTGTCCGGCAAAGTCGACGCATTCGAACTCCAGCTCCTTCTAAGCGAACCGTACGACAAAGCCAATGCTATCCTCGAGCTTCACCCAGGCGCAGGCGGCACCGAGTCCCAGGACTGGGCTTCCATGTTGTACCGCATGTACACCCGCTGGGCGGAGAAACGCGGCTTCAAAGTCGAGCTGCTGGACTATCTGCCCGGCGACGAAGCCGGCATCAAGAGCGTCACGATCATGGTCAAAGGCTACAACGCCTACGGCTATCTGAAAGCGGAGAAGGGCGTGCACCGGCTCGTCCGGATTTCCCCGTTCGACGCTTCGGGCCGGCGCCATACGTCGTTCGTATCCTGCGACGTCGTACCGGAAATCCCGGATGACGTGCAGATCGAAATCCGTCCCGAAGATCTGCGGGTCGACACGTACCGCTCGAGCGGCGCGGGCGGCCAGCACATCAACAAAACGGACTCGGCCGTTCGGCTGACGCACATCCCGACCGGGATCGTCGTCGCTTGCCAGACCGAGCGTTCGCAGATTTCCAACCGCGAGCGCGCGATGAAGATGCTCCAATCCAAGCTCTATGAGCTCGAGATCCAGAAACAGCAGGAAGAACTGGCCGCGATCCGCGGCGAGCAGAAGGACATCGCTTGGGGCAGCCAGATCCGCTCCTACGTGTTCCATCCTTACAGCATGGTGAAGGATCATCGGACGTCCGTCGAGACGGGCAACGTCGGAGCCGTCATGGACGGCGACCTGGACGCCTTCATCGACGGATACCTGCGCAGCCAAATCAAGCAGGAAGTGCAATAA
- the secA gene encoding preprotein translocase subunit SecA, giving the protein MLGLVKKIFGDANEREVKRLSRTVEEINALEPTIQALSDEELRGKTEEFRNRLEQGEELDDLLPEAFAVVREASKRVLNKRHYDVQLIGGMVLHSGKIAEMRTGEGKTLVGTLPVYLNALAGKGVHVVTVNDYLAQRDSQEMGQIYTFLGLTVGCNLHGLSHEEKQAAYACDITYGTNNEYGFDYLRDNMVLYKEHMVQRPLSYAIIDEVDSILVDEARTPLIISGQAQKSTELYYAADRFVSRLTETEDYTIDIKMKSIVLTEQGVSKTERAFGIDNLYAHDHVLLNHHVNQALRARYIMKRDVDYVVQEEEVIIVDEFTGRLMSGRRYSDGLHQAIEAKEGLKVQNESMTLATITFQNYFRMYRKLAGMTGTAKTEEEEFKRIYGLEVVQVPTNRPMIRNDMPDTVYKSENGKYKAVVEEIVERHKTGQPVLVGTVSIENSERISEMLKKKGVAHQVLNAKYHAVEAEIISKAGQHGAVTIATNMAGRGTDILLGEGVPEVGGLHIIGTERHESRRIDNQLRGRAGRQGDPGSSQFYLSMQDELMRRFGADNIMGMMERLGFDEDSPIESRLITRAIESAQKRVEGSNFDARRIVLQYDDVINLQREKIYGDRREILFSENIREIVLGMIRSTVTRAVESHCPDEEIPENWDIDSLLTYSHTHFLPDDRLTKEDLWGKEKEEMIEMLMERIVALYDEREANMGPEIMREFEKVVVLRAVDSKWMDHIDAMDQLRQGIHLRAYGGNDPLREYQFEGHNMFLGMIERIEEEITLYIMKAHVESNLKREAVAEGQAVDAKAEEGPKKPTKRDEQRVGRNDPCPCGSGKKFKQCHGSME; this is encoded by the coding sequence ATGCTCGGACTCGTTAAAAAAATATTCGGAGACGCCAACGAACGCGAAGTGAAGCGGCTCTCCCGCACGGTCGAGGAGATCAACGCCCTTGAACCGACTATTCAAGCGCTCAGCGACGAGGAACTGCGCGGCAAGACGGAAGAGTTCCGCAACCGCCTGGAGCAAGGCGAAGAGTTGGACGACCTGCTGCCCGAAGCGTTCGCGGTCGTTCGCGAGGCTTCCAAGCGCGTTTTGAATAAGCGCCATTACGACGTGCAGCTGATCGGCGGCATGGTGCTTCACTCCGGCAAAATCGCGGAGATGAGAACCGGCGAAGGCAAAACGCTCGTCGGCACGCTCCCGGTCTACCTGAACGCGCTCGCCGGCAAAGGCGTTCACGTCGTCACGGTCAACGATTACCTGGCCCAGCGCGACAGCCAGGAAATGGGCCAGATCTATACGTTTCTCGGCCTGACCGTCGGGTGCAACCTGCACGGATTGTCGCATGAAGAGAAGCAAGCGGCTTATGCCTGCGACATTACGTACGGAACCAACAACGAATACGGCTTCGACTATCTGCGCGACAACATGGTGCTTTACAAAGAGCACATGGTCCAGCGGCCTCTTTCCTATGCGATCATCGACGAAGTCGATTCCATCCTCGTCGATGAAGCGCGGACCCCGCTCATCATCAGCGGCCAAGCTCAGAAGTCGACCGAGCTTTACTACGCGGCCGACCGTTTCGTCAGCCGTCTCACCGAGACGGAAGACTATACGATCGATATTAAAATGAAAAGCATCGTGCTGACGGAGCAAGGCGTTTCGAAAACGGAACGAGCCTTCGGCATCGACAACCTGTACGCGCATGATCATGTGCTTCTTAACCACCACGTCAACCAAGCGCTTCGTGCTCGCTATATTATGAAGCGCGACGTCGACTACGTGGTGCAGGAAGAAGAAGTCATCATCGTCGACGAGTTCACGGGACGGCTGATGTCCGGCCGCCGTTACAGCGACGGTCTGCACCAAGCGATCGAAGCGAAGGAAGGGCTGAAGGTTCAGAACGAGAGCATGACGCTCGCGACGATCACTTTCCAGAACTACTTCCGGATGTATCGCAAGCTGGCCGGCATGACCGGTACGGCGAAGACCGAGGAAGAGGAATTCAAGCGGATTTACGGCCTCGAAGTCGTGCAGGTACCGACGAACCGTCCGATGATCCGTAACGACATGCCGGATACCGTCTATAAGTCGGAGAACGGCAAATACAAGGCGGTCGTCGAGGAAATCGTCGAACGCCACAAAACCGGCCAGCCGGTACTGGTCGGCACGGTATCCATCGAGAATTCCGAGCGCATTTCGGAAATGCTCAAGAAGAAAGGCGTTGCCCACCAGGTGCTGAACGCCAAGTACCACGCCGTGGAAGCCGAAATTATCTCCAAGGCGGGCCAGCACGGCGCGGTTACGATCGCGACGAACATGGCGGGCCGCGGTACCGACATTCTTCTGGGTGAAGGCGTTCCGGAAGTCGGCGGCCTTCATATCATAGGTACGGAGCGGCACGAATCCCGCCGGATCGACAACCAGCTCCGCGGCCGCGCGGGACGCCAGGGCGACCCGGGTTCCTCGCAGTTCTACCTGTCGATGCAGGACGAATTGATGCGCCGTTTCGGCGCCGACAATATCATGGGCATGATGGAGCGCCTCGGCTTCGACGAAGATTCCCCGATCGAAAGCCGTCTGATCACGCGTGCCATTGAATCCGCGCAGAAGAGGGTCGAAGGAAGCAACTTCGACGCTCGCCGCATCGTGTTGCAGTACGATGACGTCATCAACCTGCAGCGGGAGAAAATCTACGGCGACCGCCGCGAAATCCTGTTCTCGGAAAACATCCGGGAGATCGTGCTCGGCATGATCCGCTCGACCGTCACGCGTGCCGTCGAAAGCCATTGCCCGGACGAGGAAATTCCGGAGAACTGGGATATCGACAGCTTGCTGACCTACTCCCACACGCACTTCCTGCCGGATGACCGGCTGACCAAAGAAGATCTGTGGGGCAAGGAAAAGGAAGAAATGATCGAAATGCTCATGGAACGCATCGTCGCGTTGTACGATGAGCGCGAAGCGAACATGGGACCGGAGATCATGCGCGAGTTCGAGAAAGTCGTCGTTCTCCGCGCCGTCGACAGCAAGTGGATGGACCATATCGACGCGATGGACCAGCTTCGTCAAGGTATCCATCTCCGCGCGTACGGAGGCAACGATCCGCTTCGCGAATATCAATTCGAAGGCCATAACATGTTCCTCGGCATGATCGAGCGCATCGAAGAAGAGATCACGCTCTACATCATGAAGGCGCATGTCGAAAGCAACCTGAAGCGCGAAGCCGTCGCCGAAGGGCAAGCCGTGGACGCGAAAGCGGAAGAAGGACCGAAGAAACCGACGAAACGCGACGAGCAGCGCGTCGGCCGCAACGATCCTTGCCCGTGCGGAAGCGGGAAGAAGTTCAAGCAATGCCACGGCAGCATGGAGTAA
- a CDS encoding YitT family protein: MQEIGSYLFLLVGCFIVAVGFNLFLLPNKIASGGVSGISVIINNLFGITPAYTQWALNIPLFIAGVLVLGKGFGVKTAVGSFVLPLFILLTSQFGSHAPTHDPLLNAVYGGLAVGFGIGLVFRGRASTGGMDIATQILHRLTGIRLGLAMAIFDGIIILSAGILISFENALYALIGLFVTSKTIDVVQTGLQTSKAAFIISNEPDKVSAAILHDLDRGLTRLHGEGGYTGQERPVLLAVVGQNEVAKLKALVRAADPNAFVIISNTAEVLGEGFQYDPLNK; encoded by the coding sequence ATGCAGGAAATCGGCTCGTACCTTTTTCTGCTGGTTGGCTGTTTCATTGTCGCCGTAGGGTTCAACCTGTTCCTGCTCCCCAACAAGATCGCTTCCGGCGGAGTTTCTGGGATTTCGGTCATCATCAACAACCTGTTCGGCATTACGCCGGCCTACACCCAATGGGCGCTGAACATACCGCTATTCATCGCGGGCGTACTCGTACTCGGAAAGGGCTTCGGAGTGAAAACGGCGGTCGGTTCCTTTGTGCTGCCCCTGTTCATTTTGCTGACTTCCCAATTCGGTTCTCACGCGCCGACGCACGATCCTTTGCTGAATGCCGTATACGGAGGTCTGGCCGTAGGGTTCGGCATCGGCCTCGTCTTCCGAGGTCGGGCATCCACCGGCGGCATGGATATTGCTACGCAGATCCTGCATCGTCTCACGGGCATCCGCTTGGGACTCGCGATGGCGATTTTCGACGGCATCATCATTTTGTCCGCTGGAATTCTGATCTCGTTCGAAAATGCGCTATACGCTCTCATCGGCTTGTTCGTTACGAGCAAAACGATCGATGTCGTGCAGACAGGGCTGCAAACCTCCAAGGCGGCGTTCATCATTTCCAACGAGCCGGACAAGGTGTCGGCGGCAATCCTGCACGATTTGGATCGGGGCCTGACAAGGCTGCACGGGGAGGGCGGATATACGGGGCAAGAGCGTCCGGTCCTGCTGGCCGTGGTCGGCCAGAACGAAGTGGCGAAGCTTAAAGCGCTCGTTCGGGCTGCGGATCCGAACGCGTTCGTCATCATCAGCAATACGGCGGAAGTGCTCGGGGAAGGATTTCAATATGACCCATTGAATAAATAA
- the argJ gene encoding bifunctional glutamate N-acetyltransferase/amino-acid acetyltransferase ArgJ produces the protein MGKVPAYEIVPDGGVTLPKGFKAGGLHCGLKKSERHDLGVIWCEVDASAAAVYTTNLFQAAPLGVTRNSLAAGGGKLRAMLVNSGNANACTGEQGEADAREMQSRIAEVLGVGKDHVAVASTGVIGELLKMDRVRAGIDKLPGRLRDDAQGSDDFCQAILTTDLVKKTSCVTLDVDGRKVTISGAAKGSGMIHPNMATMLGFVTTDAVISPSLLQELLREVTNVTFNMITVDGDTSTNDMLVAMASGLAGHQELTRSHPDFAAFADGLRHVCGELAKAIARDGEGATKLIETVVSGAASDEAAAAIAKTIIGSSLVKSAVFGADANWGRIIAAVGRAGQPVNVATIDIRLGDILVLEQSRPVAFDEAAALEYLKGDTVGIHVELHMGEGKATAWGCDLTYDYVRINAAYRT, from the coding sequence ATGGGGAAAGTACCAGCTTACGAAATTGTTCCGGACGGCGGCGTCACGCTGCCGAAAGGGTTTAAGGCCGGGGGCCTTCACTGCGGATTGAAAAAATCGGAGCGTCACGACTTAGGCGTCATTTGGTGCGAGGTCGACGCATCCGCGGCTGCGGTATATACGACGAACTTGTTTCAAGCGGCCCCGCTCGGCGTGACCCGCAACAGTCTGGCTGCCGGAGGCGGTAAGCTGCGCGCGATGCTCGTGAACAGCGGCAACGCCAACGCATGCACGGGCGAGCAGGGGGAAGCGGATGCGCGCGAAATGCAATCGCGAATCGCGGAGGTATTGGGCGTCGGGAAGGATCACGTTGCGGTTGCTTCGACGGGCGTCATCGGTGAGTTGCTGAAAATGGACCGCGTCCGGGCGGGCATCGACAAGCTGCCGGGACGGCTCCGAGATGACGCGCAAGGGTCGGACGATTTCTGCCAGGCGATTCTGACGACCGACCTGGTCAAGAAGACATCCTGCGTGACGCTGGACGTTGACGGCCGGAAGGTGACGATCTCCGGCGCGGCCAAAGGCTCCGGCATGATTCATCCGAACATGGCAACGATGCTCGGATTCGTGACGACGGACGCGGTCATTTCGCCTTCGCTGCTGCAAGAGCTGCTGCGCGAAGTGACGAACGTGACGTTCAACATGATCACCGTCGACGGCGATACGAGCACGAACGACATGTTGGTCGCCATGGCGAGCGGGTTGGCTGGTCATCAAGAGCTGACGCGCAGCCATCCGGATTTCGCGGCGTTCGCTGACGGGCTTCGGCACGTTTGCGGCGAGCTGGCGAAAGCGATCGCCCGCGACGGAGAAGGCGCGACGAAGCTGATCGAGACCGTCGTGAGCGGCGCGGCAAGCGACGAAGCGGCCGCGGCCATCGCCAAGACGATCATCGGCTCCAGCCTCGTAAAATCCGCCGTATTCGGCGCGGACGCCAACTGGGGACGTATCATCGCCGCCGTTGGGCGCGCGGGTCAGCCTGTGAACGTGGCGACCATCGACATCCGGCTGGGGGACATTCTCGTACTCGAGCAATCCCGCCCGGTGGCGTTCGACGAAGCCGCTGCGCTGGAATACTTGAAAGGCGATACGGTCGGCATCCATGTCGAGCTCCATATGGGAGAAGGCAAGGCGACGGCATGGGGCTGCGATCTGACGTACGATTACGTCCGGATCAACGCTGCGTATCGAACGTAA
- the argC gene encoding N-acetyl-gamma-glutamyl-phosphate reductase: protein MSHQPLRAAIVGSTGYGGVELIRLLASHPQVTVTSVISSSAAGTPIAEGFPHLTEIRTDLLDGVDPELIRSKADVVFLATPHGVSMKLAPQFLAAGLKVIDLSGDYRLKDGESYREWYKHEPAVQADVDNAIYGLCEVFGSEVADKSFISNPGCYATTAALALYPAVQAGWIDPDSIIIDAKSGVSGAGRGLSLGNHFSEINENFKTYKVNKHQHTPEIEQTLSRAAGRPVTLTFTPHLVPMTRGIMCSSYAKLTEKRTDADFVELYRKFYEGRPFVRVRPVGQWPATKEVWGSNYCDIGFSVDSRTGRVTVFSVIDNLVKGAAGQAIQNLNLMMGWDETWGLRFTPAYP from the coding sequence TTGAGTCATCAACCGCTGCGCGCGGCCATCGTCGGTTCCACCGGCTACGGCGGCGTCGAACTCATTCGCCTGTTGGCTTCCCATCCGCAAGTCACCGTCACCTCCGTCATCTCTTCCTCCGCCGCGGGGACGCCGATCGCGGAAGGTTTTCCCCATTTGACCGAAATCCGCACCGACCTGCTGGACGGCGTCGATCCTGAGCTGATTCGCAGCAAGGCCGATGTCGTTTTCCTGGCGACGCCGCATGGCGTCAGCATGAAGCTTGCTCCCCAGTTCTTGGCGGCCGGCCTCAAGGTCATCGACCTCTCCGGCGATTATCGCTTGAAGGACGGGGAATCGTACCGCGAATGGTACAAACACGAGCCGGCGGTTCAAGCCGACGTGGACAATGCCATTTACGGGCTTTGCGAGGTTTTCGGTTCGGAAGTCGCGGACAAATCCTTCATTTCGAATCCCGGCTGCTACGCGACGACGGCGGCGCTGGCTCTCTATCCTGCCGTTCAGGCGGGCTGGATCGACCCGGACAGCATCATCATCGACGCGAAGTCCGGCGTTTCCGGCGCGGGCCGCGGGCTCAGCCTGGGCAACCATTTTTCCGAAATCAACGAAAATTTCAAAACCTATAAAGTGAATAAACACCAGCATACGCCCGAGATCGAGCAAACGTTGTCCCGCGCGGCGGGACGTCCGGTTACGCTCACGTTTACTCCGCACCTGGTGCCGATGACGAGAGGGATCATGTGCTCGTCTTACGCCAAGCTTACTGAGAAGCGTACAGATGCCGATTTCGTGGAGCTGTACCGGAAATTTTACGAAGGCCGTCCGTTTGTGAGGGTTCGCCCGGTGGGTCAATGGCCGGCTACGAAAGAAGTTTGGGGATCGAACTACTGCGACATCGGATTTTCGGTGGATTCCCGGACCGGCCGGGTGACGGTGTTTTCCGTCATCGATAACCTCGTTAAAGGCGCTGCCGGGCAAGCGATCCAGAACTTGAACCTGATGATGGGTTGGGACGAAACGTGGGGACTGCGTTTCACGCCGGCCTACCCGTAA
- the hpf gene encoding ribosome hibernation-promoting factor, HPF/YfiA family: MKYNIRGQRMEVTEALRDYVAKKLGRLERYFEAAPQSDVQVTMAVTKGQHAIEVTIPLPGVMLRAEEKRDDMYASVDFVVDKLERQIRKHKTKLNRKFRRSDTARLFKEEAGTGTSGVSTLIHEDEDELELVRTKRFSMKPMDVEEAILHMNMVGHNFYVFANSDTKEVNVVYRRSDGKYGLIETAE; the protein is encoded by the coding sequence ATGAAATACAACATTCGTGGTCAGCGTATGGAAGTGACGGAAGCTCTTCGAGATTATGTCGCGAAGAAACTCGGTCGGCTGGAACGGTATTTTGAAGCAGCTCCTCAATCCGATGTGCAAGTGACAATGGCCGTGACCAAAGGCCAGCATGCCATCGAGGTCACCATCCCTTTGCCGGGCGTTATGCTGCGGGCCGAAGAGAAGCGGGACGATATGTACGCTTCCGTCGACTTCGTAGTGGACAAACTCGAACGCCAAATTCGCAAGCACAAAACCAAACTGAACCGCAAGTTCCGCCGGTCGGACACGGCCAGACTTTTCAAGGAGGAAGCGGGTACAGGCACCAGCGGCGTGTCTACCCTGATCCACGAAGACGAAGACGAGCTGGAGCTCGTCAGGACCAAACGGTTCTCGATGAAGCCGATGGACGTCGAAGAAGCGATCCTCCACATGAACATGGTCGGTCACAATTTCTACGTATTCGCCAACTCCGACACGAAGGAAGTGAACGTCGTATACCGTCGCAGCGACGGGAAATACGGGTTAATCGAAACGGCGGAATAA